Part of the Paludisphaera borealis genome, TGAAGCATCCGAACCAGCGGTCTTCCCAGAACTCGTTGCGGTCGTCCTGGGCGACGCTGTTGGGGAGCATCGCGAGTGTGGCGTCGAAGCCGCGCTCGGCTTCCTTCTTGATCTCGTCGGTCAACGGCTTGGACGAGAGCAAGTACTCCGCCGCGAGCTCGACGGCGATCGCCCGCCGGAAGACCGGGTATTTGCTGTCGGCGAGGCCCTGGGACCAGCTCTTCGCCCGGCGGATCGTCTCTTCGAGTCCAGGGTAGTCCGACCCGCTCAACGTCCGCTGGTACAGATAGACCACCATCGGATCATCGCAGCCGGCGTTGACGGCGGTCTTGGCCGGTTTGTTGACGTCGGGGACATTGACGTCGGGGTCGATCTGGAGGCTGAACATCTGGGCGGCTAATTCCAGCGCCTCGCGGGCCGGCTTGTCCCATCGCGGGTCTCGCTTGCCGATTTTGTCATACGCTCCCTGGAGCGTCCGGCGTTGAAATTCCAGCCGCTCCCGCGACCGCTTCGCCGTCTTGGCGGGGTCTTGCGGGATCGGCTTCTCCGCGGCGATCGCCAGAGAGGCCGTCGCCAGCGTCAGGGCGAGTACAAGCAGCTGCGGATGTCGCATTAAAGAGGCTCCATGACAGGGCCAGCGCGGGAAGGGCGCGACGAGTCGATCTAATGGACTCGTGGACGATATCATGGGCGGTGGGGACAAGCAAGAAACCGAAAGACCTTATTGAAATTAAAATTGATACATGAGATTCATTTCAGGCCATTCAGGGAGTGAGAGGTTCGGCCCGGAGGCACCGATCGCATCCGGAGTTTCGACGCATCCGGCGCGCCTCGGTCGTTACGAACCGAGTTCCGCGGCGGCGGGTTCATCGAGAATCCAGACGACCCGGTCGGCGACGGTCTGGAGGAGCGAGGCGGGGACGGCCGTGGTGACGGGGCCGCGGAGGGCCTGGGCGACGATCGAGGCCTTGCGGGGGCCGGTGGCCAGCATCACGATGGCGCGCGCCGACAGGATCTGCTTCACGCCCATTGTGAGCGCGCGGGGGATCACCTTCGCGGCGTCGCCGAACTCGCGGACGGCGTCAGCCCGGGTGACCGGGTGAAGTTCGACCAGCCGCGTCGGCGCTGCGGCGGCCTCGGCGACGGACCATTCGGCCGGCTCGTTGAACCCGATGTGGCCGTTGCGGCCGATCCCCAGCAACTGGAGGTCGAGGCCGCCGTCGGCTTCGATCCAGCGGTCGAACTCGGCCGTATGCTCGCGGACGAACGCCTCTGGGACCGTGCCGTCGAGGACGTGCGCCTGGTTCGCGGGAAGATCGACCCGGCTGAACAGGTGCCGGTGCATGTACGACCGGTAGCTCAGCGGGTCGATCGGCTGGATCGGGTAATACTCGTCCAGGTTGTAGGTGACGACCTTCTGGAACGAGAGGCCGCCGGCCCGGTGCCGGGCGGCGAGGTTGGCGTAGACGACCTCGGGCGTGGCTCCGGTCGCCAGCCCGAGGATGGCTTTTCCTCGGCTTTTCAGGGCCGAGTCGATGGTGGCGGCGATCGACTCGGCGGCGACCCGGCTCGCGGCCTCGGCGTTGGGGCAGACGATCACGGTCGACCCGGAAATCTGGACGGTTCGTTCGGCGGAGGACATCGCGTCAGGCTCTCGCATGGTGGGGGTCAGGCCGGGACCGTCGCGGTGTTCGGCTTGGTGGCCGTCGGTTCAGAGGCGGCCGGTCGCGCCGGGGCTTCGACGGCGATCGGGCCGGTCGCTTCGTGGTTGCCGAGCATGCCAAGGGCCATCTGGATGGGGTCGGGCGGGAAGTTGTTGCGGCGCAGGGGGTCGTACGTCTCGATCTGGAACAGCTCGACGCCGACGAAGCGGTCGTCGGTGCGGGCCGCCCGGCCCGAGAGGCTGTGGCCCTCGGCCCATTCGCGGGTGAGCGCGGCGTAGGCGCGGCCCAGGTGCGAG contains:
- a CDS encoding glucosamine-6-phosphate deaminase translates to MSSAERTVQISGSTVIVCPNAEAASRVAAESIAATIDSALKSRGKAILGLATGATPEVVYANLAARHRAGGLSFQKVVTYNLDEYYPIQPIDPLSYRSYMHRHLFSRVDLPANQAHVLDGTVPEAFVREHTAEFDRWIEADGGLDLQLLGIGRNGHIGFNEPAEWSVAEAAAAPTRLVELHPVTRADAVREFGDAAKVIPRALTMGVKQILSARAIVMLATGPRKASIVAQALRGPVTTAVPASLLQTVADRVVWILDEPAAAELGS